In Chaetodon auriga isolate fChaAug3 chromosome 7, fChaAug3.hap1, whole genome shotgun sequence, a genomic segment contains:
- the LOC143323159 gene encoding solute carrier family 13 member 2-like — MAGFLTWLWRYRNYIVIVLTPLLLLPLPLIIPTTEAKCGFVIILMALYWCTECIPLAVTALLPVILFPMMGIMESGEVCIQYLKDSNMLFVGGLLVAIAVEHWNLHKRIALQVLLIVGVKPSLLMIGFMSTTAFLSMWISNTASTAMMLPIANAVLQQLCETEANAEERDYSPTNDGQDNDAFDMGDVKESHDMELKPKDSSIDMDADKDGGSTDMKKMKENVSSRVSFVLPEVCDTTSETEQRRLKREQKYAKLTKGMSLSVCYAASIGGTATLTGTTPNVILKGQIDELFPGNGGIINFASWFGFSFPNMVLMLALSWLWLQFMFLGFNLRKSFGCGTKKDNDREAFQVIKDEYKKLGRMSFAEACVLVIFTLLVLLWFTREPGFIPGWATVLFNKDKPYVTDGTVAILMSSLFFCIPSNLPRCCGKSKDGAPAEAPSPLLSWDIVHEKMPWNILLLLGGGFALAHGSEKSGLSVWLGESLIPLQNIPPFAISILLCLLVAMFTECSSNTATTTLFLPILASMATAIKIHPLYVMLPCTISASLAFMLPVATPPNAIAFSYGNLKVMDMAKAGFILNFVGVITINIAINTWGVAMFQLNTFPSWANVTTTP, encoded by the exons GAGGCAAAATGTGGCTTTGTAATAATCCTCATGGCGCTGTACTGGTGTACAGAGTGTATCCCTCTGGCTGTGACCGCCCTGCTGCCCGTCATTCTCTTCCCCATGATGGGCATCATGGAATCAGGCGAG GTTTGTATCCAGTACCTGAAAGACTCCAACATGCTCTTTGTTGGTGGGCTGCTTGTGGCCATCGCTGTCGAGCACTGGAACCTGCACAAGAGGATCGCCCTTCAAGTTCTGCTTATTGTAGGGGTGAAGCCATCTCT CCTCATGATCGGTTTCATGAGCACCACGGCCTTTCTGTCCATGTGGATCAGTAACACGGCCTCCACAGCCATGATGCTGCCTATCGCCAacgctgtgctgcagcagctgtgtgagacaGAGGCCAACGCTGAAGAGAGGGATTATAGTCCGACCAACGATGGTCAGGACAACGATGCATTCGACATGGGTGACGTCAAAGAAAGCCATGACATGGAGCTCAAACCAAAGGACAGCAGCATCGACAtgg ATGCAGATAAAGATGGTGGCAGCACAGAtatgaagaaaatgaaggaaaatgtgtctTCAC GTGTCAGCTTCGTCCTTCCAGAAGTTTGTGACACGACTTCAGAGACGGAGCAGCGCAGACTTAAAAGGGAGCAGAAATATGCGAAACTGACGAAAGGCATGAGCCTCAGTGTTTGTTATGCTGCCAGTATCGGTGGCACGGCCACCCTCACTGGAACCACACCCAACGTCATCCTGAAAGGCCAAATTGATGA ACTCTTCCCAGGTAATGGAGGCATAATCAACTTTGCAAGCTGGTTTGGCTTCTCCTTCCCCAACATGGTGCTAATGCTCGCCCTGTCTTGGTTGTGGCTGCAGTTCATGTTTTTGGGCTTCAA CTTGAGGAAGTCCTTTGGATGTGgcacaaagaaagacaatgaCAGGGAGGCATTCCAGGTAATCAAAGATGAGTACAAAAAGTTGGGCAGGATGAGCTTCGCTGAGGCCTGTGTGCTGGTTATCTTCACGCTGCTGGTTCTTCTGTGGTTTACCAGGGAGCCCGGGTTCATACCCGGCTGGGCCACTGTGCTCTTCAACAAAGACAAACC GTATGTCACAGATGGCACTGTGGCCATATTAATGTCATCACTCTTCTTCTGCATCCCGTCCAATTTACCCAGATGTTGTGGGAAGTCCAAGGATG GGGCCCCTGCTGAAGCCCCTTCACCTCTGCTTAGCTGGGACATCGTCCATGAAAAGATGCCTTGGAACATCCTTTTGCTTCTGGGAGGAGGTTTTGCATTGGCCCATGGAAGTGAG AAATCTGGACTTTCTGTGTGGCTTGGAGAAAGTCTCATACCGCTGCAGAACATCCCTCCTTTTGCCATCTCCatcctgctgtgtctgctggtggCCATGTTCACCGAATGCTCCAGCAACACTGCCACTACCACTCTCTTTCTGCCAATTCTGGCCTCCATG GCCACCGCCATCAAGATCCACCCACTGTACGTCATGCTGCCCTGCACCATCTCTGCCTCACTGGCTTTCATGCTGCCTGTAGCCACTCCACCCAACGCCATCGCCTTCTCCTATGGCAACCTTAAAGTCATGGACATG GCCAAAGCTGGATTCATTCTGAACTTTGTTGGAGTCATAACCATCAACATAGCCATTAACACGTGGGGTGTGGCCATGTTCCAGCTAAATACCTTTCCCAGCTGGGCCAATGTCACCACAACTCCTTGA